From Ruminococcus sp. HUN007, a single genomic window includes:
- a CDS encoding transposase, whose amino-acid sequence MNRQFFINTSLQYENKRLKRLVKEFENGERYKKLQHNHHLIYLGYQRRIKQLCRQVRSSKNAVKKVRDIWYEQLVIECENHTKELDEKIDTICKLRQENYDLFCEYQKKLAKKDEEYQKALDEKDTIIETLKAEIRHMKAVQDRDGTNTSLPTSQTPIGKSKARPNSREETDNSKGGQTGHKRSELEPPAEEAITDITEHCLTEDDCCPKCKKDEFEYTGKTENRYEIEVEVKVKRVKHKYYVYKCKNCGTLVISRTAPEKRTKVRYGANVQAMILVLLNIMNSSINKVPVFFQGITNGEISPSEGYVAKVQARAAKALAVFHNDLRRELLKRLLIYWDDTVVYADTKRICLRFYGDERIAFFAAHENKDMNGILLDGILENLSAETSVMHDHNSINYNERFVFINIECNAHLQRDLQKLADETNHEVLLEIKALISATIKDRKNLIQAGTTRFDDGYLENFESKLTELLQRAETLAEANTSKYSGGPERALIRRIIKYRSNYFAWVYDFSLPTTNNLSERALRGTKTKMKVSGQFASSKTANNYAMIRTYIETCRRNGINEYDALTRLCDGNPYTVEEIFAECE is encoded by the coding sequence ATGAACAGGCAGTTTTTTATCAATACATCATTACAATATGAAAATAAAAGACTTAAACGTCTGGTAAAAGAATTTGAAAATGGTGAGAGATATAAAAAACTGCAGCATAATCATCATCTCATATATCTTGGATATCAGAGGCGGATAAAACAGCTTTGCAGACAAGTTCGGTCATCAAAAAATGCAGTGAAGAAAGTACGCGATATCTGGTATGAACAGCTTGTAATTGAATGCGAAAATCACACCAAAGAGCTTGATGAAAAGATAGATACAATCTGTAAATTAAGACAGGAAAACTATGATTTGTTCTGTGAGTATCAAAAAAAGCTTGCTAAGAAGGACGAAGAATATCAAAAAGCACTTGACGAGAAAGACACCATAATAGAAACACTTAAAGCCGAGATCCGGCATATGAAAGCGGTACAGGACAGAGATGGAACCAATACATCTCTGCCTACATCGCAGACACCAATCGGGAAATCAAAAGCAAGACCAAACAGCAGAGAAGAAACCGATAATTCCAAAGGAGGCCAAACAGGGCATAAAAGATCAGAGCTTGAACCACCTGCAGAAGAAGCAATAACTGATATAACGGAACATTGTTTAACTGAAGATGACTGTTGTCCGAAATGCAAAAAAGATGAGTTTGAATATACCGGAAAAACAGAAAATCGCTATGAAATAGAAGTAGAAGTTAAAGTAAAGAGGGTGAAGCATAAGTATTACGTCTACAAATGTAAGAATTGCGGGACCCTGGTGATCAGCAGAACGGCACCTGAAAAAAGAACGAAAGTAAGATATGGAGCAAACGTACAGGCAATGATACTTGTTTTGCTGAATATTATGAATTCGTCAATAAATAAGGTTCCTGTATTCTTTCAGGGCATAACAAACGGAGAGATCAGTCCGAGTGAAGGGTATGTAGCTAAAGTACAGGCCAGAGCCGCCAAAGCACTGGCAGTTTTTCATAATGATTTGCGAAGGGAGTTACTTAAAAGACTGCTCATTTACTGGGATGATACCGTGGTTTACGCCGATACCAAAAGAATCTGCCTGAGATTTTACGGAGACGAAAGAATCGCGTTCTTTGCAGCCCATGAAAACAAAGATATGAACGGAATTCTTCTGGATGGAATACTTGAAAATCTTTCTGCTGAAACATCTGTTATGCATGATCATAACAGCATCAATTACAATGAACGTTTTGTGTTCATAAATATTGAGTGTAATGCACATTTGCAGCGCGATCTTCAGAAACTTGCAGATGAAACCAATCATGAAGTACTGCTTGAAATAAAAGCATTGATATCAGCAACGATAAAAGACCGAAAGAATCTGATACAAGCAGGAACAACACGATTTGATGATGGATATCTTGAAAATTTTGAAAGCAAGCTTACAGAACTTCTGCAAAGAGCAGAAACGCTGGCAGAAGCGAATACATCAAAATATTCAGGCGGTCCGGAACGCGCTCTGATACGCAGAATCATAAAATATCGCAGCAATTACTTCGCCTGGGTATATGATTTCAGTCTGCCTACAACAAATAATCTCTCAGAACGAGCACTACGTGGGACGAAAACAAAAATGAAGGTGTCAGGTCAGTTCGCATCTTCAAAAACAGCAAATAACTATGCAATGATTCGTACATACATTGAAACATGCCGAAGAAATGGAATCAACGAATATGATGCATTAACAAGATTATGTGATGGTAACCCATATACTGTCGAAGAAATATTTGCTGAATGTGAATAA
- the tilS gene encoding tRNA lysidine(34) synthetase TilS, giving the protein MLGRILSDIEKFRMTEKNDHIVAALSGGADSVCLLLALSELQDQLGITLSAIHVNHCLRGEESDRDEKFCRDLCQRLSVPFICGRFDVNAEAAKMKMSTELAAREIRYRFFAEQTAGKKLATAHNANDNAETVIFNLTRGTGTKGIAGIPPVRDNIIRPLLGVTRNEIEAFLKERKQDFVTDSTNLSDDYTRNTIRHNVIPVLEKINPALFRTISADSDNFRTDSSFIESEAEKAYSRFSENGNTLRGISELHPAVRRRCIARLLTENHIEVNAGRIADMEKAALTGGKINLKGDIYAEAADDVLRITVIPKKPVSAGNVCIRAAQGENTFLNKKVYITYADINQYEKDGFPPCTAMIDADCITGDLVLRNRMPGDRIKLENRNFTSSVKKLLNSLTEPEERDSLCFAADDSGILFIEKAGIADRARITNSTKKNIDDKSSL; this is encoded by the coding sequence ATGCTCGGTCGTATACTTTCTGATATTGAAAAATTCCGCATGACGGAAAAAAATGATCACATTGTCGCTGCGCTCTCGGGAGGAGCTGACAGTGTCTGCCTGCTGCTTGCACTCAGCGAACTGCAGGACCAGCTTGGGATCACCCTTTCCGCCATTCACGTAAACCACTGCCTCCGCGGTGAGGAAAGCGACCGGGACGAGAAGTTCTGCCGTGATCTCTGCCAAAGGCTTTCGGTTCCATTTATCTGCGGAAGATTTGACGTAAATGCGGAAGCCGCAAAGATGAAAATGTCAACTGAGCTTGCAGCACGCGAGATACGCTACCGCTTCTTTGCCGAACAGACAGCCGGAAAAAAGCTTGCCACTGCCCACAACGCCAACGACAACGCTGAAACGGTGATATTCAATCTCACCCGTGGCACCGGAACAAAGGGTATTGCAGGAATACCTCCTGTAAGGGATAATATAATCCGACCTCTGCTTGGAGTCACCCGAAACGAAATAGAAGCATTCTTAAAGGAACGGAAACAGGACTTTGTGACAGACTCCACCAATCTGTCTGACGACTATACAAGGAACACCATCAGGCACAACGTAATACCTGTGCTTGAAAAGATAAATCCTGCTCTTTTCAGAACAATTTCGGCTGATTCGGATAATTTCCGGACTGACAGTTCATTCATTGAATCAGAGGCGGAAAAAGCTTATTCCCGGTTTTCAGAAAACGGTAATACACTGCGCGGTATCTCAGAGCTTCACCCTGCAGTCCGCAGGCGCTGCATAGCGAGACTTCTGACAGAAAACCATATCGAAGTAAATGCCGGAAGGATAGCCGATATGGAAAAAGCCGCACTTACCGGCGGCAAGATCAATCTTAAGGGAGATATTTATGCCGAAGCGGCAGATGATGTACTGAGGATAACAGTCATCCCGAAGAAACCGGTATCTGCCGGAAATGTATGCATTCGCGCTGCGCAGGGCGAAAATACTTTTCTGAACAAAAAAGTTTATATCACATACGCAGATATAAACCAGTATGAAAAGGACGGATTTCCGCCGTGCACTGCCATGATCGACGCTGACTGCATCACGGGAGACCTGGTGCTGCGGAACAGAATGCCGGGTGACCGGATAAAACTTGAAAACAGAAACTTTACTTCTTCAGTAAAAAAACTGTTAAACAGCCTTACCGAACCTGAAGAACGCGACAGTCTCTGCTTTGCTGCCGACGATTCCGGAATTCTGTTCATCGAAAAAGCGGGCATAGCCGACAGGGCACGAATCACTAATAGTACAAAAAAAAATATTGATGATAAGAGTAGTTTGTGA
- the dnaB gene encoding replicative DNA helicase, whose amino-acid sequence MDNSYDQTQTVAGFELPHSIEAEQSVLGSILYDPNVLAVVLEKIKPECFFLEQHRQLFSIMVRMFSDGSTSDIVTVLNEALAMKIFDTEQEGKHYLVSMVQSVPSVSNIEDYCNIVAEKYYARTLAATAQQILSDIASGGYSASSLLDSAEQKIYDIRQGRDTTGLTPLNDVVYGAYDQLAKITGPDKEKYLGARTGFTKLDTYTTGLNRSDLIILAARPAMGKTSFAMNIALNVARKTEKQVAVFSLEMSKEQLATRLLSTEALVDSKKLRSGLLEKDDWMRLASSADTLCRMPMLIDDTPGITVQQMKAKLRRIKNLGLVVIDYLQLMNSTLKTDNRVVIISEITRQLKIMAKELDVPIILLSQLSRGPESRTDKRPMLSDLRESGSIEQDADIVMFLYRDAYYNPTTCTSPNVSECIVAKNRHGEVGTVEMVWDGQFTRFANKEG is encoded by the coding sequence ATGGATAATAGCTACGATCAGACACAAACGGTAGCTGGTTTTGAATTGCCTCACAGTATTGAAGCCGAGCAGTCTGTACTCGGCTCAATTCTTTATGATCCGAATGTTCTGGCAGTAGTACTCGAAAAGATCAAACCGGAATGCTTCTTCCTCGAACAGCACCGACAGCTTTTCTCGATAATGGTGAGAATGTTTTCAGACGGTTCCACCTCGGACATCGTTACTGTTCTGAATGAAGCTCTGGCCATGAAGATCTTTGATACGGAACAGGAAGGCAAACATTATCTTGTCTCAATGGTACAGTCAGTGCCTTCCGTTTCAAACATCGAGGACTACTGCAATATTGTTGCTGAAAAGTATTACGCAAGAACACTGGCAGCAACAGCGCAGCAGATCCTGAGCGATATCGCCTCAGGTGGTTACAGTGCCTCTTCCCTGCTGGACTCGGCAGAACAGAAGATCTATGACATACGTCAGGGACGTGACACCACTGGTCTCACACCGCTCAATGACGTTGTCTACGGGGCTTACGACCAGCTTGCCAAGATCACCGGTCCGGACAAGGAAAAATATCTCGGTGCAAGGACAGGTTTCACCAAACTTGATACATACACAACAGGTCTTAACCGTTCGGACCTTATAATCCTGGCTGCCCGTCCTGCCATGGGTAAAACGTCCTTTGCCATGAACATCGCACTGAACGTTGCAAGAAAAACTGAAAAACAGGTGGCAGTCTTCTCACTCGAAATGTCCAAGGAGCAGCTTGCGACACGACTTCTTTCCACAGAAGCTCTCGTAGACAGTAAAAAGCTCCGAAGCGGACTTCTGGAAAAGGACGACTGGATGCGTCTTGCTTCCAGTGCCGACACACTCTGCCGTATGCCGATGCTCATCGACGACACGCCGGGCATAACAGTACAGCAGATGAAGGCCAAACTCAGGAGAATAAAAAATCTCGGTCTTGTGGTTATCGACTACCTTCAGCTCATGAACTCCACACTCAAGACCGACAACCGAGTAGTTATCATCTCGGAGATCACAAGACAGCTCAAGATCATGGCCAAGGAACTTGACGTGCCGATCATCCTTCTTTCACAGCTCTCACGAGGTCCTGAATCACGTACAGACAAGCGTCCTATGCTTTCGGACTTACGAGAATCGGGTTCCATCGAGCAGGATGCCGACATAGTTATGTTCCTCTACCGTGATGCATACTATAATCCTACAACATGCACATCGCCTAATGTCAGTGAATGTATAGTTGCGAAAAACCGTCACGGCGAAGTCGGCACCGTGGAAATGGTCTGGGATGGTCAGTTCACACGTTTTGCCAACAAGGAAGGCTGA
- the rplI gene encoding 50S ribosomal protein L9 — protein MKVIFTQDVKGSGKKGEIKNVSDGYARNFLITKGLAVEATPKNLSDLEGKQASAQHKIDVDTAEAKKTADILNDKKIVIKAKAGSSGKLFGAVTSAQIADEIAAQYGQKVEKKKISLKSEIKNFGEYEAEIKLYTGISAKMKVEVTEA, from the coding sequence ATGAAAGTAATTTTTACACAGGACGTTAAAGGCTCTGGCAAAAAGGGCGAAATAAAGAACGTATCAGACGGATACGCAAGAAACTTCCTTATCACAAAGGGACTTGCAGTTGAAGCAACCCCTAAAAACTTAAGCGACCTTGAAGGAAAGCAGGCATCTGCACAGCACAAGATCGACGTTGACACTGCGGAAGCAAAGAAAACCGCGGATATCCTCAACGACAAAAAGATCGTTATCAAAGCCAAGGCGGGTTCATCAGGAAAGCTCTTCGGTGCAGTAACATCTGCACAGATCGCGGACGAGATCGCTGCCCAGTACGGACAGAAAGTGGAGAAAAAGAAGATCTCACTCAAGTCCGAGATCAAGAACTTCGGTGAATACGAAGCCGAGATCAAGCTCTACACAGGAATTTCCGCAAAAATGAAAGTTGAAGTAACAGAGGCGTAA